A stretch of Myxocyprinus asiaticus isolate MX2 ecotype Aquarium Trade chromosome 42, UBuf_Myxa_2, whole genome shotgun sequence DNA encodes these proteins:
- the LOC127432843 gene encoding intraflagellar transport protein 46 homolog, which yields MPDIDNLMQEWLPEIEELLRKVNLPTADIDCDYVDIICGILDIPVYKNQIHTLHILFILYSEFKNSQHFKSVAEGQKSEAPSASRIATADFRGVAIISEVRGTERLPQDEHKYIRYIFKALNRLKSFIELIT from the exons ATGCCAGACATTGACAATTTGATGCAAGAGTGGCTGCCTGAAATTGAGGAACTTTTGAGGAAG GTGAATCTACCCACAGCAGACATTGACTGTGATTATGTTGACATTATTTGTG GAATCCTGGACATTCCTGTGTACAAGAACCAAATTCACACACTTCACATCCTGTTCATACTCTACTCCGAATTCAAAAACTCACAG CACTTTAAATCTGTAGCAGAgggccagaaatctgaagcacCATCTGCTTCACGAATAGCAACTGCTGATTTCAGGGGCGTAGCAATCATTTCAGAAGTGAGGGGAACAGAACGATTACCGCAAGACGAACATAAATATATAAGGTATATTTTTAAGGCTCTCAATCGATTAAAatcttttattgaattaattacatga
- the LOC127432521 gene encoding uncharacterized protein LOC127432521, giving the protein MMPGYYINVCLSLFAIFAMEILGVRVESGLYSRVELTGEKVNQTTMDYLQSVEWTKLNRSSTCLCLQFKKYSGTKNYSQCCGKAHFYLNNNSLILENVTAQNEGLYTETIVIENRPTKSLNFTLRILYPLNTTDIMVSWTSKSSVTLRCEVTGTFLNLKWMREGVSIQEDHRYSIRNHTLHITNITSSDYGKYSCLVTNLYGESEKHKYITGENSTLSQINGTTAAPLRQNNLILISSGFTLIGVLGLCIVFVVIFRYHQGHCHRKTPDRKTREDEDTDLGVYQEISATEEVTALPYVYTDFIKPKEANQDSAAAEHFEEFGYSEIGPAGREETVILDCAIYEEQARPVS; this is encoded by the exons ATGATGCCTGGATATTACATTAAtgtttgtctgtctctgtttGCTATTTTTG CAATGGAAATACTTGGAGTGAGAGTGGAGTCGGGCTTATACAGTCGAGTTGAGCTCACTGGAGAGAAAGTCAATCAAACTACTATGGATTACCTTCAGTCAGTTGAATGGACCAAACTAAACAGATCATCTACGTGTCTATGTCTTCAGTTTAAAAAATACAGTGGTACCAAAAACTACAGTCAATGCTGTGGGAAGGCTCATTTCTATTTAAACAACAACAGCCTCATTTTGGAGAATGTGACCGCACAGAATGAAGGACTCTACACGGAAACTATAGTTATTGAAAACAGACCTACAAAAAGTTTAAACTTTACATTACGTATACTAT ACCCTCTAAATACAACAGACATTATGGTCTCCTGGACCTCCAAATCATCTGTGACTCTCAGGTGTGAAGTTACTGGCACATTTCTGAATCTTAAGTGGATGAGAGAAGGTGTCTCCATTCAAGAGGACCACAGATACTCAATCAGGAACCACACTCTACACATCACCAATATAACCAGCTCAGATTATGGGAAATACAGCTGTTTGGTTACAAATCTATATGGAGAATCAGAAAAACACAAATATATCACTG GAGAAAACTCAACTCTTTCCCAAATAAATGGTACTACTGCTGCACCTCTGCGTCAGAataatctgattctgatttcaAGTGGATTTACACTCATAGGTGTTTTAGGACTGTGCATCGTGTTCGTCGTCATTTTCAGATACCATCAGG GTCACTGTCACAGAAAAACACCAGACAGGAAGACAAGAG AGGACGAAGACACTGACCTTGGAGTTTATCAG GAAATATCTGCCACTGAAGAGGTGACCGCTTTGCCGTATGTCTACACAGACTTCATTAAGCCAAAAGAGGCCAATCAGGACTCAGCCGCTGCTGAACACTTTGAGGAGTTTGGTTACTCTGAGATTGGACCAGCAGGCAGGGAGGAAACAGTCATTTTGGATTGTGCCATCTATGAAGAACAGGCCAGACCCGTCTCCTGA